ctccatatcaaattgtgttcacggccttgcaagaagaaagttctgttttccctcagatttatagccctgatttttcgggatcaatgtttcttatttatttgtcttttgttcattgattgccgttctgtattctgttagtgttgcattccttttgtaatctagtaattttgttatgaacttgatcatgagtttaaaaaacagcagccacagacttttaaaattatgtgaattccatttttgctttatcatgcacatttgtcttttgatgttgtctctagaaacttcagtcttacactgaatttatacattttgctttgagaccaaaataaatattgtcaaaaaattattaaaacaaaacttcattttcatattatgaaagggtcttcggaacacccagaaagcatgatattgcatcatttgttctatagcttcttgggccttcagtggctccaaaacccttcaaaaaaaatttGACCTCGCTCCGCTCGACgtagtatgtttgccaatacatttaaaagtgcctagttataacaaaactttaataatatgtatgtatgcaatacatgtatatgcagttgggaatttaaaagattaatttcTTCAGAGGGGGgtggttaatctaattaaatggtacataatgacttgactatactataggtattatttatgataaacaaatcatttaaaaattgtatgttttcgaatatcaaaaatatagttgtgaaaatgaataatcagtcccttgctttaatgaaaatgaaaaatcttgcttcaatagtgcagaaaatgaataatctatcctatttgtttacaaaaataaataaccgatcaaaaacaaatcctcctgccccctcccccagaatatcaaatggtccgTCCCCTTAGTATAAACATGTACAAGAATAACGGACATTTCAAGGCGAGATAACTCGTGAAACTTTTCTATACTGGTTCCCATCTTGTTCTTATCGTCTGGTGATCAGTAGATAAGAAAAGATAACTCCCATCAACGAACACCCCGCCAATAGATGTCACTTTGCCGTTATGCCTTTATCGTAAATAATAATATTAGCAGTTATACGATAATTTCGGACGCAATGGATTTAAGGAAGAAACCCCGCTTAGACTATAAACAGATGAATGATGGAGAAATTGCCGAcagaaaagaaataattaaaaaaagaaaagttttgCCAGCCCTTTACGATGTAGAAAGaataatttctgttaaaaatggtTCAAAAGAGGTAcgtttatgttattatatataccCTATATTTATAATGTATGTAAATCTGTTGATCGATTCCCCCCTTGATTAAgtatacattttctttttgtaaGAAATCTCACTGAAACCGCATCTACAGAAGTTGATTTTAAAATAGTCCAAACAAATTTTTTTCggtgtttttcatttaaacaaGTTCAAAATAAGAAACCTTTGAAAACTGGAGGCAAACTGATCTATCCCTGTATATTTCTTTCTAATTAAGTTATATGGAAAATTCAACCAATATACATTATCCTTTCAACATAAAGCAGGAGTATTAATTAGATAatgtaatgtatataaaaaaaaatattatttcggAAAAGTTTAGACAATGAATGAATTATAATGTAAATCCTGGTTTTCATATGAAAAATAGTGTACTGCCAATTAAATGTTGAGGGCCTCAATttttattgtgtcttttttgttaaattattccctaatgtttaaactttaaaaatgcaaattaaaTTGCAAATGTTTCTAAGTATTGTCAAATTATCTGGTTAAAGGtcgtttaaaaaagaaaaaaagaattaagCTACAAAAAGGTGTATCATAAAAATGACAAGATGTACGTACATTGCTgtcaatttagattttttttttaataggggTAGTTCACATGTATTCGAAAATGACATTGTATAATGCCAGATGTATACTCCATGCTTTTTATTGGATGTAGGTAAAACGTAAAATCATAAATACCTGTggattaaatttaatatttcctGTCCTCTAGGAacataaaatttacataatttactaCCTTAAATAAGACATAGATATCAGTAAATAAAACCTCAGGCTCTCATGCATATTTGTGGCAGCTAAGTAACCTCTTTTGGCGAGACTATTCCTTCATTTCCAGAAAttgaatatttctatttttaccACGGtgagtcttttttttatttgttgatgaACTTTcagatttctttaattttaaacttactatacaaatccctGACTCTATATTAaagttgttttactttttaacttaTACTGCGTGTCGAAAAATTCGTTATTTCTTATAAAGGATAAACAAATAACTTTCATGTCACGTTAAAAAATGTAGTACAATGCAAAAAAAGCATATTTATAAGTTAAACGAAAGTCCTCGAGTTTGATGATCTGGTTAAAACAACTTTGAATAACCCCTTTGTCAAATACTCCTTTTTATTCTGTTTGTCCCCGGTAGAATTACTGTAAGATGCAAAATAAGATGAAATTGCTTTGATATTAAGATTGATAATGCTTTTATAAATTACTATTTCTTAAAAGTTTACTATGATGAGACAGTTACTACATAAAACGACGGGTCCACTTTTTTCGGTTAAAAAGTCAAAACGTGAGACGATGATGTGTGTGCTATGTATCTTAATCGTTTGCTTGTTACATTTTCAAAGAAATCTAAGGATTTTTTGTTTAACTTCAGTTATCGGGATGGAAAGGGGGTTAAATATTGTCATTCAAACGGTCCTGTGGTTTTTCATTGCATTTATCaaactttttgacattttaatgtAGGTAATAATGTTGAACGTAGATGTATAAAAAGGGTATAAAGGTAGCGtggggttggttttttttttgggggggggagggggtaaaCCGCAAATACCGCAAGATTTTGATTTGATTCATTATTGAAGTCATTATGTTGTAGGGACCACTCTATCTTGTTAAATGGCAGGGATATGGTTTTGATGAGTGTACCTGGGAACCAATTCAACATCTACCAAAAGAAGTGATTGAGGAATTTAACAAACCAACAGTTACAGAGGAATCGATAGACTTTTACTCGAAATTGCTGGAAGAAGGGATCAGAAAGAGACTAAATTCCCGTAATGGTGTGTTTTCAGTTACATTCCCTTCAGAATTGTATAGATTTGTATTTGGGACAACGGGTGAAATATTGGCAATGAAAGATGATTTTGGAAAACTCAACTTGAGAGAGCATTGGGATCAAATTTTTAGAAATAACGGCGTTGGCATTGGACTTAAGTTCCCCGTAAGAATATCACATGCAATACGAAACAAAGATGATTTTGTGCCCGTAAATGGTGTTCTTAAGAAACAGAGAAATTTAGTAGAAAGACTAAGAATAACGTCATCGACGGGTGTTGTTTTCTGTAGCTTAAACTAAATAGGTGCTTTCCATTCGAAAAAAACTCAAAAGTCTTAATGCATTTTTATCAGTTTTATTATTTGACACTCATTTTGGTAAATACATATATACGTAAATAGTGCGTGGTATATAATATTAAAGGCATGCgtagtatttaaaacatttgatatatatattatttgtacataattttttttcatattttttcaatttttatgtcattatgtcTGATTATTTTTCACCATTGAATGATCTTAAGTTCAAAGATAATATCAAAGTAGCTGAAAATCCAGCATTTACAAACAAATCAGCAGTAAATGAAACAGAAGTAGCTATTAGTATACAATTCACTTATAGATTTTTGAAACAGCTAAATGAAACTGCTGACAAATACTCTTTTTCCTATGTGGAAATACTAAATAGTCAAATCGATTTTGTTCAGTTTATTGAAAGTGAAAGATTGAACAAAAGATTAAGATTTTTAAGTTACAAAATTTTAGCAGAAATAGGTTCAGTTAAAGGAAGACAAAgaattaatttattatcaaaGTGTACAGTTGTTTCGATTTTTAAGTCAGAACTGCTAGATGTTAGGTGTTATGAAATAAAACTTTGTAAATTAGACGAGAAGAAAATTGAGCTTGAAAAGAAGTGCAGAGTCCTAAGCGAAAAACTAAGCAAAGAGAATGAGATGGCAAATATCATTAGCGAACAAAACTTGGACATATATGCTCTTCAGGAAAAGAATTCCTACCTAGCTAATTATATTCAAAAGCTTGAATCTCAGTTGCCAAACGTACAGACTGAGAAGGATATAGATATAGATACTTTAAAGCCAAAAACACGACAGAGAACATTAAAAAAGCTTGAAACTGAGGCACAGAGAGCCTTGTGGTTTGCCGAAACGTTTGGTCTTACACCAAAGTCATTAACAATGACCAGCAAAAAGGGCGAAAATATTTCTATCCGTCTTCAAGAAAAGGAGAAAAGCGACGTGTCACATTTTACATCAATGTCAGAAGAGgataaagaaaaaattaaaaaactagtGTTTTTGCTGGATAGGTTTTGCATAAGTGATGCAGCCTATCATGAGTTCACAATGATTCATGATGATTTGCCACGTTCCTATTTACTAATTCAATGTAAAAATGAACTAAATAAAATGGTCGAAATTGAAAGGTTACCGGGAAATGTTCCAGGTGCCATGATAAATTTGAATTCAGAGATTGAAAAATTGTTGGAAAGACATACTGTTAAACATAGTgatgtaaatgatataaaaatcaaattttcggGCGATGGCACCAAAGTTAGTagaatttcaaattttgtaattttttccaTTTCTAATATGTCAATAAATAGATCTTTGTCTTTTCAAGAGCAACACACATTTGCTATTGTAGAATGCTCTGAGACTTATGAtaacttaaaaaaatgttgtaaacCTATTTTTGATCAATTTAATAGTGTTTTGTCTAAGAGAAAATGGCATATTGGAGAAAAAACActaaatgttgaatattttgtcaGCGCCGATATGAAATTTATTCAGCTGTTATTAGGATTATGTGGTGCAACGGGTGAATATGCTTGCCCATGGTGCAAAGTTAACAAAGAAGGACGATCAGATTTAACTCGTCCCTGGGATTATTATCATAATCCTAGCATAGGTAGAAACATTGAAGACATGTTAGACAGTAATTTTAAAAAAAGCTATGGTTGTAAACATATGCCTTTAATATCTTTGCCTGTCAATCATTATGTTCCGGATGAGCTTCACTTGATGCTCAGAATAACTGATGTTTTATTGAGGAACTTGATTGACGACGCACTTGAAATGGATGATGATTCAAAAATGAGACGCATAATcccaataaatttgaaaaaattgacTGAATTGTTACAGAGTTGTGGGGTTTCATTTCATATGTGGCATAACAAGGCAGGGGAAATAGAATGGACGAGTTTGTCCGGGACAGAAAAAGTCAAGCTTTTGAATCACCTTCCATCAAAATTAGCTTCTGAAGATggtgttatttttgaaaactcaAAACACTCAGTTATCAAACTTTGGGAAGATTTTTATGTTCTTTATAAGTATGTTAATGATACCACAGACAGCGGAGAAGTTATATTTGAAAAAGCAAAATTATGGTTAGAAAATTTTTTGAACATTGGTAAACTTTGTAGAAAAGGGTATAATTTGCATAATGTCACTCCTTATATGCATTGTCTCGTGTATCACGTCCCTTTCTTTGCTTCACATTTTGGACCATTAAAGATGTTTTCTGGACAAGGATTAGAAAAAAATAACGATATAGTTAAGCAAATTCACcagaaaaaaagtaacaaatgGGACTCAGCTGTTAGCGCTCTAGTTACAAGAAAACGTCTTGAATTTGGACATACCAATAATTTAGAAAGGGAAAAAAGGGCTTATGAAAAAAGTTCCAATTGGTGGACTAATGACCTTAAAAACTCTAGGTCAGTGAAACGAAGGTTAATATTAGAAGAAATTTCAGAAGCAGATATCTATAATAAATCATCTGTTGATTTTACAAATATGACAGACCATGAACTTAAATTGTATTTGAAAAGTAACGGTGTAAATACAAAGTTGAGGAAAAGGGAAAAGCTGTTAAGTCTAATTTTGTCATTGAATGTGTAAATGATTTGATTTATAGCTATGTATCCATTGTTATTTCTGTATACTTTATTTATAACAAATGTATAAACAGGTTTGAATTGTGCATTTTCTATATTAGTATGAATGTGCAGTTCTATACCTTTTAAATTCAGTAAAGAGAAGTAAAATTAATAATCCAGACtcatttcttgtttgtttttaattgaatgtGTTACCAAGtgctttaagttttttttaatatgaacgtACATTGGATATGTCAATGACGACAGAATATAGACTGTGTTTGGTACAGGAAATGATTTTTTAGTTAATTTGAAAGCTTCAACATATTGCtgctgtatatatataaaaaaatgtggtaagattgccaatgagacaattaatcATCCTCCAGTTCAACGGATCTAAGCAATCATAGGCAAAGGTtcggccttcaaccatgagaaaAATTAATAGCGTATCTTCGGATCGGCAataaaaggtcccgacatgaaaaattTGAATCAATCattaattcaaatgagaaaactaacgacctgatttataacaaaacagtttacaaaaaaaaaaaaaaaaatatgacagaactttagatataaaaaaggagatgtggtatgattgcctttgagacaagtctccacaagagaccaaatgacacataagtttacaactataggtcacattacggccttcaacaatgaacaaagctcataccgcatatagtcagctataagaggtcccaaaatgacaaatgtttaacGAGAAatctaacagcctaatttatgtacacaaaaaatgaacgaaaaacaaatatgtaactggACGAAACTAACCCTACAGTGATATAATCAAAGTATGTTACCTCAAAAAAGGATTTCCTCTTTATGCAGTGGTTAAATAAAGAGAATCGAATGTATAATTTTACAA
The window above is part of the Mytilus galloprovincialis chromosome 4, xbMytGall1.hap1.1, whole genome shotgun sequence genome. Proteins encoded here:
- the LOC143071958 gene encoding uncharacterized protein LOC143071958, whose translation is MSDYFSPLNDLKFKDNIKVAENPAFTNKSAVNETEVAISIQFTYRFLKQLNETADKYSFSYVEILNSQIDFVQFIESERLNKRLRFLSYKILAEIGSVKGRQRINLLSKCTVVSIFKSELLDVRCYEIKLCKLDEKKIELEKKCRVLSEKLSKENEMANIISEQNLDIYALQEKNSYLANYIQKLESQLPNVQTEKDIDIDTLKPKTRQRTLKKLETEAQRALWFAETFGLTPKSLTMTSKKGENISIRLQEKEKSDVSHFTSMSEEDKEKIKKLVFLLDRFCISDAAYHEFTMIHDDLPRSYLLIQCKNELNKMVEIERLPGNVPGAMINLNSEIEKLLERHTVKHSDVNDIKIKFSGDGTKVSRISNFVIFSISNMSINRSLSFQEQHTFAIVECSETYDNLKKCCKPIFDQFNSVLSKRKWHIGEKTLNVEYFVSADMKFIQLLLGLCGATGEYACPWCKVNKEGRSDLTRPWDYYHNPSIGRNIEDMLDSNFKKSYGCKHMPLISLPVNHYVPDELHLMLRITDVLLRNLIDDALEMDDDSKMRRIIPINLKKLTELLQSCGVSFHMWHNKAGEIEWTSLSGTEKVKLLNHLPSKLASEDGVIFENSKHSVIKLWEDFYVLYKYVNDTTDSGEVIFEKAKLWLENFLNIGKLCRKGYNLHNVTPYMHCLVYHVPFFASHFGPLKMFSGQGLEKNNDIVKQIHQKKSNKWDSAVSALVTRKRLEFGHTNNLEREKRAYEKSSNWWTNDLKNSRSVKRRLILEEISEADIYNKSSVDFTNMTDHELKLYLKSNGVNTKLRKREKLLSLILSLNV